ACTTGCCTGTCATTGAGCGTCACTGGACGGGATTGATTGTATGCCTTAGTATCTAATATATTTCCCGATATGTCTGTCTCACTTCTACTATTGAGTAGTCCTCTGTAATTGGTTAATGAACCAATGGATGGTAAAACAGTAGTTGCTGGATCAGTTTTTCTTCTGACAGCATTATAAGAATATGATTGCGACAGAGAACCGTTCTGACCATTTTGTGCATTACTGAAAGTAGAAGCTTGCGTGAGCTGTCTTGGCAATGTTGGAAGACTGTATGcgtcattattttttgatttctcCTTCTTCAGCTGTATTATTTCATCGAATATCGAACGGAAATTGTTGTATGATTGAGATATGCTTAGAAGTTGTTCATAGCTTAATGAATCAATAATAGAATCATCTAATGTCTTTGCATCATATGTGAGTAAATTTGGAAGGTATGGAAATGTACTCTCTAACTGTTTATAAAGTGGAAACGATTGGATGTCGTCATTAAAGATTTGATGTGCTTGGACCAACcttgaaattttttctCTATATGTATGATTTATGTTATTCGCATCTGCGGTTTTATCAATAACAGTTGGATTAAAACTGATTTTATAGAGTTGTTCAGAATCATTGACAGAATTATTTGCGATATTATTTGGTTGCTCAACTGGAAAACTTGTcgtatcattatttttacttgATAACAACTTTGaatcataatttttttcaacagATTGTGTTGCTTTGATCAAAGAGTCTAGGGAATTTTTACGCTGTTGAGGTCCCCTCGAAAATACATTGTCAGTATTAATTTGTGAAGATGAATTAGGTTCAATCTGTCGATGACCATTTTGATTTACTTCAGATTCTCTcatagaaaaattattttggGCACTGGTATAAACACTGTTGCTTCTTATATTTAGTAACTTATTTATGTTATTAGAAGttgttaatttataatttttctgtGTGTTAGAGAATaatgtttcatttttaagaTCTGTGAAGTCTCTTGAAGTCTGTAAATCGGCAATTAATGATTTActtgtattattttgaatgtCGTTATTATTGTGGATGTGgttattatcaaaataattggattgaatattatttttaaaaattaatttattattaggAGTGTAATCAGGGTTGGCTATTGATATAGTTTTAATCTTTGGTGTTGAcatgttgttgtttttttgaagtattaatcaatatatataatgagATTTGGGAATGTAAGCTAATCTGGaaatgtatattttttgcGAAGTGACACTAAAATCACTGTATCAAcaaagttaaaaaaaaagtttagtcaaaaaaaattaaaaccGTAGAAAATAAAGGACAGATCGTAAGTAaacaattgtttatttagAGTGCTCTGTAATTTATTCCTTCTAACTTGTATATTTGGTAGTAAATGACAAAGCGTTTCGGACAACCTTAGTACCTCGAGAGATGAAATTTCTTATTTGTTAAATGAATTGATTAATGCTCGACtgtaaattcaataaaatttaaaaattatttaacaacaatgtttttttgaattgattAGATTTGGAAGTTTCTCAGTTTTGATATGCTTTTTCTTagacaaagaaaaatataattatcacTTTTTAGCAAAACGTCTTTTATGAATATATCGTTGTAccaattttcttttattctttattcattaatttatattccaatagtaataataacacAATAAAACTAGAATAACTGAAGcttaaaacaaaaaaaataattgaaaataaaaatgaatacaaaaacaaaaaacgAAATATCagattattttgaaatacaaaaaagaaagcttccaatattattaaataataaaataatagaaacTTTAAGATAAGCGTCTAACGTAAATATTGTATCTTTTCCAAACATCCATTAGATACAACGTCAGTATTTggaataataattttcaacacacatatttatataaaaaaaaattcacAATATTCGAGATTAAActtaattattttattataattttaaactaatctttaaaagaaaactCATTAAGGTCTTTACCTAAATTTGACTGAATTATATGGTTACAAGAACTGTTCTTTTAATGCATCATCATTACTGAAAATTCAACTACAGTAAGTAAATGAACatttatttacttttaattCGTTAGtaattagaaaaaaaataagatGATTCCGATTATGAGTGGTATAacagttttattttttaaaaacgTAAAGGATAGACCTCAAATGTACTAGGGATCGAAGAAATTTATTCCTTGAATAATAACGTTATTGCAGTTGCTCagaatttcaaaaacaaatacCCAAACATCTGTAATAAGGATATAAACTCTGAAGTTGTCGAAGTTGAAATGTCAACCACAATACTGGtctgaaattaaaaaaccaaaaataaGAGTTAACGAACTAGTGACAAACAAAGGCTTCCAAATGTCAAGATTATTAAGTCTTCAAAGCCAGcacaaaaacaataattcGGTTATTATTCTGTGTCAGAcacatcttcttcttgattgtttttattGCTGCTGTGtctttttttcaaaaaatactCCTTTAAATCTGATTAagttactattattatttgccTGGGATATTGGTTTGGGTTTTTGTCAATGCCACATATTATGCATTTTTGACAAAATcttaattttgtaatttgtattttaatTACTTACAACGTACTTCGAGTCACTGAAtctgaaaataaaaaaaaacacaaaaaaGACGAAGAATTCTTAAGAATTTGTGTTTTTGCTGAAAGATTGTTGCATTTATGATTTAAGGGATACGCCTAATTACCAACATATTAGATGAGATGAATTTTTACATTGATAACTAATTAGGTATAACAAACGAGAAATTCAACAGAATTGTCGTCATAAATGAACAAGCATCATATTTACTACAGATAGGCACTTACAAAACGGCGTAATGACACTAAAGGTTCGTTAGATCTAAACCGTATCCATATCCTCTTTAGGTGGGTTTCTTTATTCGGTCATTCTACTTATCTTCGTTTGTTTATCTGTTATTTGCCAGTGGATTAACCATAGAACAAATCTCACAACTATTCCTCATTGTCAGAAATACCAAAAGGGTTACTAAATGTCTATACTCCGTAAAAAAGTTACATCAGTCAACATAATATTACATTCCCCCCTCTTcgaaaaaaacaaacaaaaaagataaaaaagaaattaaaaagcACACATTATGCAAAAATGGTCCGATATAGTTAATGAACATGTTTTACTTTATTTGCTTGCGTGGTTGCTTTTGCTTGTGGCCATTATCGTCATCATTATTCATCATCCATTATTCCTCGAATGAACACTAATAAGATAGGTGCGATGTTTTTATGTGTAATAAACCTTTTTCGTTGTTCTTAATAATAACGAAAAATATCGCTTTTGATATTGACACTTCACTCCTGTAGGTAAGAGCAGGGACACTGCCACTAAGATAATTATTTCCACTTTAAGAATGGTgtttacaaaattaatttataagtGTAACCAGAATAAGGATACGAATTATTTACAGTCAATTAATtacaacaaaaataaaataaaattgttgacaataaaatattattgttatagAAACACAACTTCTAAGAAAGTACCGTCAATATACGCTCGTCCCATATTTTTGGTATTTTGTCACGAAATCtagattaataaaaaaaaaaagtccacaaaaaaagaaatttctaataataataataatatatagCATACGGCATTATATTCACGCAGTCGCCGTTGGAGTACGTACAACCTAGGCACATTCATCTTTAAAACAGGAATATTGCTAAGTATTTTGTGCGCGCTTTTACAACCAAGAACACACATTTGAGTCAAATACTTCCCTTTTTAGTAATATGTACTGATctgcaaaaaaaaaagaaaatgataacaGTAGGAGTCCTATTATGAAGTGACTTAGTAATCATATCTAATAGTATGTTCTACGGTGTATAAACTGCAGCAATGGCAGAGATACGAccgaaaaaaaaaattgaaaaaattgaaaacggaaaatgaaaaattatttaatcttcttcttcttcttttgtttctttgtGTTTTTGTGTGGTAAATTCGGCTTTGAATCAAGGGGAATGTGAGAAAGCAAAAGTATTAACCCACTACTTAACTCGTTTCTCCCTAATTAGTCAATTACACTAAACATTTGGTTCCCAACATTACAAGACCGTTTTGTTACTACAAACGTTCATGTCCATTGCTCCCCTATTTTGTAGGTGCTATTTTGTTGCTTTTTGCTGGATTTATAACTAAATCCGGATTAATTACAACTAAGAAACGAAGGTACAGTTTTTTATTACATCATAGAGATATCACCGTTGCTTTGTTGTATTTGGCTCGCCCTATGTATGTTCTATATTGTTTTTGGATAATATTGGTACTGTTGTTCGTTCTCAAATATACCTTATTATGCCAAGTTTCTTTAAATGGATATCGTTCACTGATCATATCttgcttcttcttctttgtgCATTTCGAAATGGTAATATTAACAAcaaaatgaacaaaataaaagatatcTTGTAAATTTTAAGTTTTAACCCTCAAAAATGGTTATAAAATGTGGTAACTTGATTATCTATGTATCTCAAAATagtaattatttttgtcaTACAACAATAAACGCatctttgaaatatttacaaattattagatataAGAAAAGTTTAGAGCCGGGACTGGCATGTCATTTGAAATTCCGATATTTAATATCCGGTTTGATTGCAAAAACCAATACAAAatatgttgttttttttgtaaattacaaatacttgataaatttaattatgaACTTCCTACGTCGATATATCTGTGTTAGTTGATACATCAGAAATATACGTAATTGTGAAAGTGATATCTTCTTACTTAGGTTAGAATGCCGTGCGACTCATGGTGACGTAGGTACAGGCAGATACAGGTATACAAGTGTGTGTATCTAAATCCGGTATATCAGCCATCTAGATCTCTTCAAATGATTATGAAACTTTTCTTCGATTTTACGTGAAGATATTAGGAACGTTTTTAATAATGTGAGAAGATCAAAATATAGCTTAAGCTTGCACATTTCTATGTTTCTGAAAAGAGGTTGTTCTGGGTAGAACAAAAATATCTGGTTCAGCTGCGTTACACAGATTTCACCTCATTCGTACTCTGATAAAGAACTGgctaaataaatattaatatgaAACTTCTATTCCTTAACTCCGTAGTCTTCTCTTAGGACCATTACGTTTTTTGCATCGCCCTAAAAGATTAGATTCTATCGATACATGGCATGCAACCTGATAGTTAGGGAATACTTATCTTTAGTAATATTTGACACTTCTTGTAAAGCACTACATTCATTATATCATCTTTCGGTCACTGAAATTTGTAAAAATCGTACTTCCCATGGCGACTTCTAAAACGACATAATTGCTTGTTCTGTGACACATCTGCCGAACTAATttcatctttcttttgGAAATGAAGTCGCGTCACCCAGGAAATGTCCATGATTGCACCATTCGGGTAACGTCACatgattattataataatcaaCATTTACTggtttttaaattattctGAAAATAAGTTACattcattaatttgatagtttcaattgtaaaatatttaagggagtttattaaatattgatcacagatatcttttttagtaacttttattataataaagataaaattcGAAGTATCTAAGTTAGTTATATACAATCTACATCAATTTATTCCAAATAAAGGTAGGTTGGTGAAATTACAAGTTCGTAGAAAGAACTATAGAATAAAACCACAGAGTCACATAGCTAAGATGCCATCAAGTAATCATTACTCTAAAGTGTTCACTAGAGAGGAATGGCAAGCGAGAGTGAAAAAAGAATCTGTCCTCGTAGATGAATATGATGTAAGGAATTTGGTGACAGATACATCTAACgataataacaaaaaattgTCAAAGACAATTTATCAAACTGGTCTATCTACGCGTAAAACTATTAGTGAGCCAAGCATTCCGAAATTactattaaattattttgtaacAATGGCATACGAGTCAGCAAGCATTAGATTGGCAAAAGAGCTGGGTATAATTGAATCTAATAAGGATATTAAGGATTTTTTAAACTTATATAAGATCGAAGAAAGGGCTAAAATTATGGTTCTGATTAAAAAGGGGAAGATAGGGAAAgtaattgatgaaataaattcaaattttggTATAGAGGTTCTAGAATTGACAGAAGATAGAAAGGCTTCAAACAAGAAATCTGATGACGACTTACATTTTAAGTTGTTgctattaaatttaattgagATGATAAGGGCTCATAATAATGATACTAGATCCAATGATAGTATAGATCCTAATGATGATAGTGAGTTTATTATGAGTTTAGTTGAATACGCCCAGaacaaattaattttaaaagtatcatcaaatgaaatatatatgaaggAGCTGGAGCTTGTGATGACCTTACTCTTGTTTCCGCAAAATAAACCTGATGCTAACAAGTCTTTAAGCGATAGTGAAACAGAAGATGTTCAAATTCCTCAATTTTTAACTGATTACTATTCATTATCCTTACGGTCCAAAATTGCAGAGGCCGTTAATAGAAGGTTGCTTAACATTATACACCCTTCCATTATAAAGAGAAGTGGTGACTTACTGAGGTTTCCGGATCTAATTTCAACAGATAGCATATCAAAATATCAGAACCatagtaataatatgaGTCAaacatcattttttttaaatacaCAATCCAAAAGGGACAAAGCTGCAAATGGTGATGACAGTCAATCTGATGATATGGAAGTAGAAAAAACAGACTCTCAGATAAATGTTAGAAGTCCACAACCTAATCATGAGCAATCCACTAGTAATTATTGGACAAGtacaaaaaatgatatcatATCAAACAATGATTTGAATGATAATGATTATACAGATGATCCTTCTGTGCACGCAGATGATTCTCATGCCAAAAGAAGTCTGGGGTCAACCAGAACAGATCTTTCTGATATTCAATATGAATCAAAGTTgattaaattaatgaaactATGGTGCTGGTGTGAGAATAAATTGCATGAACAAGATATCGGTGTTCCTCGTGTTACGACAAATgaatagatatataaacagTTGACCCCATATGGTAAGAtatgttaatatttgatatatttagGAAACTCTATATACGTGAAACACTCgcaatatttcaattgcCTACAAATGCATATATTTGACAGtgatgaatatataaagcTATGAGTACCTTTAATCATGCAGTAATATGAAAACTACgaatttaaacaattagTTGCGATAAATGCATCTAATCCCATGTAATCTCAGCTTTGATGTGATCACCAGTTTGTATTTTTAAGAAACATAATTGAATGTCATCAATAGAAGTTGGTAAAACGTCCGAAAGAGtgttataaattttaacatttttcGATACAGTAATATTCAACTCACTTTCACCGTTTAATTCTTTGTATAGTTCACTATCTCTGAATAAATGGTAGACTTTAGTCCTCAATACACGTAAAGTACAGCCAAATTCTGGTCtcttttcatcttcaaattcttctGGAGAAAATTCTAAATGGAACCTGTAAGGAACTGACAATAATTCTTTACCATTTCTTATAACATTACATTCAACATATAAATGCGCAACATGGACTGGTTTAGCAAAGAATTTGTCTCTATCTTCGAAATCTTCAATTATAATACCACTTTTTTTGTCCAAATATTCTTTACTGTGATAATCATCTTGAATGAGCATTCTATGTAATTTTAGACTTTCATCAATCTTACCTTTCTCTAACTCTTCGTAAGTTTCCTTTTGTAAGAAACTCATTTCAATAGTGATGTATAgttcattaataaaagCCATTATACCAACAACAATTAAGAATAGAGTAATTCTACCGCTCAACTTATCATGAATAAATTGATGCACATAAGGAGCAGTGTTTAAGTAATCTATGATTCTTGTTTCATATTCGAAATAATTGTCTATAAAAGTCATCGTTCCtacaataaattaaatttttgtgAAGGTATGCGATTACTGCCCTTTACAAACTCTCTTAGTTTACCTAGTTTTTCCCAATTTTCCTTAAGCTAGATAAACAACGATAAAGGTGGATCTATGTCCTCGTGTCAATGAAACAGAACTCAGATCAAGCTaagttatttatatatataaccAAACTTAAGGTATTATGATCACATCGttaattctttattatataattaatttaacGGTGCTTATTGAACCTTCGCGgagaatataaaattgattattatgTGATCTCAAAATCTCGATATTATATGAATCtagattttaattttggaaaattaaaataaacgTTCGTTTGGACTTAGAATCCCCTGTGGAGAGTAATCATTTTTCTGCCgagaaattttttttggtaCACAGTGGTGAAGTAACACACTACTTTCTTTTAATCTGCTCGTATTACACAGGGCATTTTTTGTCACTTTCCGTGTTCGATCCCAGGGCAGGGAACAggaaaaaattatcttaTTCTCTGCAATGAAGAGGTTTAAtagaaacaatattatagatataatataatataatatatatactacAACGATAGATATTACATAGATGGTGCACATTGTGTGTGGCATATCAGTTGGTGCTTAGTCAGATCCTCTAAGCTCATCATCTAATGCATTGTGTTTGTCAACTTTATAtgtgtgtatatatgtgtgttttctactatttttaaattcttatGCTAACAGTTTGGTTGACATTGACGTATACGCCAAAATGTATCATTTCTCACTTATCATCGTATTgtatttgttatttatagaaatattaaaacagTGAACGGTTTACTCGATTCAGTACTGACTGGGCATTGTGGtacattttaaaaaatatgtaaCTCCTTGGCCAAGGCAATTATGTGAACACATCttaatcaaaatatattgaaaagtaAACGGCTTTAGGACATATTCCCAAGTAGATCGTTATCCCGTCCAGACGCCTTCCATTTTAAGTAATTCTCGAAAATTTCGTTACTATTTCAACAAGAATGTTTTGAAAATCAAGCGTAATGTTCTTatgttttgaaaataacaGAATATAGAGAATGTTGTGACATTTCGGAGAATTCCAATGGCAATTTGACTATCGTTCGAACCTTGGCTCTTATATAGTTGCCTATAGTTAAAAATAATCGTGTCTGCTAGTCATATAATTCGTACTTCGTAATTCGTAATTCGTACTTCATAGTCATAGATATGATACGTCATTTTACATTCAGTTGCCTTTTGTTTCACCCATTgtaagaaaagaaaaataacaatGCACCAAAATAACTGGCTTAAAATTGGTTGTTAACAGACTTTGAATACACTAGTTAACATGTCTATATTTCATTAGACCATTGTGAATTAGATCGGCCAGAGCAATTCTTTAATGAGACTTTTAACAGTATACAGTCTGCTTAGAATCTGACGTAACTTGCATTATCTGGCTATTTCTAAAACATATATTCTAAATAATCCCATTCTGGAATctgttattatataatagtATTGAACCTCTATtactttatttatattttctttaatcaaactaatattttctatatAAACAGTTCATTTTATTTCCATACACAGTTTTAAAGCTGATCATCTTAAGTTTCCTTtaagtaaatattatagTCGAGATACAATACTAGTCCAAGTTTATTCAAgacaatataatattatatcaatgAATTCTATAAGATCACACGTTTTACTCCTAACGTTATTTACTTTGTTAACCGTGTCAGGTGCCATAAATGAAATCTCAACAGAACCAATTGCAGTTAACCAGAAGTACAAGAATGCCGCTGATGAATTATCGCAGCAACGGCTCCTTTCGCAATTACTAGATGTTACCTCAACTGGTACTTTTAACGAAACAAGCATCTATAATAGTCTTATTACTGAATCAACGAGAACACAATTAAACCAAATGAACAATACTTCAACAATGGCAGATAGTACATCAAGTACATCCGCAATGAATCCAGACAGCCAGATAACGTTGGCTCAACGATATAATATAACAAGTTCATATCATCCAAAAACATCCAGTTATTCCGGTAGTTCGAGTTCGACACATATAAGCACCTTTAGTAGATCGGATGACGGATTTAAAATGAATGTACGAGACTCGAGCGCATCCGgtctaattttatttgttctcctatttatattctaaACTAGTCGCTGATTAATAGTGTATACATGTTTCTTAATACCATAACTCTAACTCTTCCGTTAACAGTTTACTAAATTTATCACTACTGGAATTAGACTACAAATTGAAGCTTTGTTTATATGTATACTCGAAgatacatacatacataaACAATTAACATTAATGCACAATTTGAATAGCGGATTTTAactttctctttcttccCTTTTCGGGAAGTCTGTCGTTTCATTCATGGCCGAATTGGGAAAGAGCTTGCATCCTAGAAATAATGGTAGTTGTAAAGACAATAGTGACAATAATGTCAACAATGTTCTCGACAAAGATTATATTCACAGTTATAAATAcacatgtatatataaaaagagaGTTTTGATTAGGATACTGTTATTCACGTTAATAAATTTCTAGCCAAATCTGATACTAATATCTCCAAATAGCTAGATAAGACGAGCTAGAAAAAGTTAAACACATGTTGCTATTAAATTTCATATATTGCattataattgttttaCGTATTAGTTTGGGGTCTGACCTTCCCACTGTAACTACCACTGCTTTAGTTAAAGGAGTAGAGGTTACCAATTCTGCAGCTCTGGCTGAAGCCAAAACATTAGCTGCGAGTGCTGATTACGAATTTATTCTGAcatttttggaaaatataGATAACGAGTTGGGTAGTTATAAATCTTATTTAGATGCTAATAAAAACACTCTACCACAAAAGGtgttaaattattactACCATTTAGCTAGCATTCAAAgttcaataaatttgacTTCAGATTTTGCAAATGAGTTCCCTTTCACTGTTTTCCAGACATTTATAACACAGTTCCCATGGTATAGCTTAATGTTGTCAGAAGCCTCAATATCAACTTTTTACCTTCCAGAAGATTTTATAGCTCAGGCAAGCATATTGACTAGCACAATGGATACAGGTAGGTCTAGTATAATCATGACaaattcatcttcttctgctATTGGTACTAATTCAAGCACTAATGCTGTAGCCACATCAATTGCTACTTCTAGTACTAATTCGAATACTACCTCTTCTACTCATAGTTCTTCGAGGAATTCTGCAAATTTGATGTTTAACAATATACCATTTATGTTATTAGCAGCTGTagctttaattttttgaaatcatttttaagtTCAATTGctattcttttaataattcccccaaaatattttcaagtCGGTCAACCTATATAAAACATATAGTTTTGTTAGTAATTGCATTCAAgctttttatttaaatgttaGACTTGatacatacatataacATAAAAGACggatcttttattttttttaaaactgTAGTTTTGCTAATATGATATTTGTTCTTTGATAAGTTAGATTTAGTAATATTTTCACTTGCAACTTTTGGTCCTTTAATGCAGTCAgtgaatttaataatactaCCAGTGTTTTCTGTTGTGTCCtgattatttaatttaggGGAGGTCCCGATTTTACTTAAGTTTTCGTCAATCGTTtcattgttaatattttgatcCATAAGAGGTGTTTTGATTAGGTTCGGTTCCGTGACAaagttattaatttttaaatcacTTGGAGGGGAATGTTTTATgctttcaaaattattaactgtACTTGTTTCTGCTTCGTTGATTACAAGTTGTTGGGTTTCCAACAAACCAAAATTATCGTTTGACTCTTTATTATcctttaataaatcttctGCAGGCAACGAAGTAACATGTTCCAGAGTGTTATTCCTTAACATTTGAGACATTTTTAAAGTGCTACGAATC
The window above is part of the Tetrapisispora phaffii CBS 4417 chromosome 7, complete genome genome. Proteins encoded here:
- the REC114 gene encoding Rec114p (similar to Saccharomyces cerevisiae REC114 (YMR133W); ancestral locus Anc_2.399), whose protein sequence is MTQSTRIPILSYSRFNSIVEAPLGFQSIINPIDKQNWSHYRENTDIYMRIDVFPNLSVKLEIMLDSIGVTEQIFFPIMQNRELIQFTTLNPTISCKYLVRSNDTIYMKRFQVVLNNEENYQKIIQNLNKFGCLIKNAKFQAPKPLPPMNYINNIRGPSFATFDNRQINNQIRSTLKMSQMLRNNTLEHVTSLPAEDLLKDNKESNDNFGLLETQQLVINEAETSTVNNFESIKHSPPSDLKINNFVTEPNLIKTPLMDQNINNETIDENLSKIGTSPKLNNQDTTENTGSIIKFTDCIKGPKVASENITKSNLSKNKYHISKTTVLKKIKDPSFMLYVDRLENILGELLKE
- the GID8 gene encoding glucose-induced degradation complex subunit GID8 (similar to Saccharomyces cerevisiae GID8 (YMR135C); ancestral locus Anc_2.396), whose product is MPSSNHYSKVFTREEWQARVKKESVLVDEYDVRNLVTDTSNDNNKKLSKTIYQTGLSTRKTISEPSIPKLLLNYFVTMAYESASIRLAKELGIIESNKDIKDFLNLYKIEERAKIMVLIKKGKIGKVIDEINSNFGIEVLELTEDRKASNKKSDDDLHFKLLLLNLIEMIRAHNNDTRSNDSIDPNDDSEFIMSLVEYAQNKLILKVSSNEIYMKELELVMTLLLFPQNKPDANKSLSDSETEDVQIPQFLTDYYSLSLRSKIAEAVNRRLLNIIHPSIIKRSGDLLRFPDLISTDSISKYQNHSNNMSQTSFFLNTQSKRDKAANGDDSQSDDMEVEKTDSQINVRSPQPNHEQSTSNYWTSTKNDIISNNDLNDNDYTDDPSVHADDSHAKRSLGSTRTDLSDIQYESKLIKLMKLWCWCENKLHEQDIGVPRVTTNE
- the AFB1 gene encoding Afb1p (similar to Saccharomyces cerevisiae YLR040C; ancestral locus Anc_2.398) — protein: MLLLNFIYCIIIVLRISLGSDLPTVTTTALVKGVEVTNSAALAEAKTLAASADYEFILTFLENIDNELGSYKSYLDANKNTLPQKVLNYYYHLASIQSSINLTSDFANEFPFTVFQTFITQFPWYSLMLSEASISTFYLPEDFIAQASILTSTMDTGRSSIIMTNSSSSAIGTNSSTNAVATSIATSSTNSNTTSSTHSSSRNSANLMFNNIPFMLLAAVALIF
- the TPHA0G02160 gene encoding uncharacterized protein, whose product is MNSIRSHVLLLTLFTLLTVSGAINEISTEPIAVNQKYKNAADELSQQRLLSQLLDVTSTGTFNETSIYNSLITESTRTQLNQMNNTSTMADSTSSTSAMNPDSQITLAQRYNITSSYHPKTSSYSGSSSSTHISTFSRSDDGFKMNVRDSSASGLILFVLLFIF
- the TPHA0G02130 gene encoding GATA-type transcription factor (similar to Saccharomyces cerevisiae GAT2 (YMR136W); ancestral locus Anc_2.395), which gives rise to MSTPKIKTISIANPDYTPNNKLIFKNNIQSNYFDNNHIHNNNDIQNNTSKSLIADLQTSRDFTDLKNETLFSNTQKNYKLTTSNNINKLLNIRSNSVYTSAQNNFSMRESEVNQNGHRQIEPNSSSQINTDNVFSRGPQQRKNSLDSLIKATQSVEKNYDSKLLSSKNNDTTSFPVEQPNNIANNSVNDSEQLYKISFNPTVIDKTADANNINHTYREKISRLVQAHQIFNDDIQSFPLYKQLESTFPYLPNLLTYDAKTLDDSIIDSLSYEQLLSISQSYNNFRSIFDEIIQLKKEKSKNNDAYSLPTLPRQLTQASTFSNAQNGQNGSLSQSYSYNAVRRKTDPATTVLPSIGSLTNYRGLLNSRSETDISGNILDTKAYNQSRPVTLNDRQVYSNHKKSNSDPIDTSIYSPTTQLPNRNQNIDNVNYAVKKPAIRAGTNSITKGGKLSNIVNTNIPSQHSYGVNNPRTFVINSIINPQPIEGHHYQQPQVQRTQHNNQTVPQQQYSQFYRPHTSGGSSYSSNVGIGANASYNIPGAVATDTISKQHSATPDATSSDQGSSNGTRHNSVTEELLIAESMRKNEITKMACVHCNDHDTPEWRKGPYGNRTLCNACGLFYRKLIKKFGLKSANLVMRYRKNISPHDRRVPSGLSNIPESHIKVLNSDKTLDDDYNTIP
- the ERG29 gene encoding Erg29p (similar to Saccharomyces cerevisiae YMR134W; ancestral locus Anc_2.397); its protein translation is MTFIDNYFEYETRIIDYLNTAPYVHQFIHDKLSGRITLFLIVVGIMAFINELYITIEMSFLQKETYEELEKGKIDESLKLHRMLIQDDYHSKEYLDKKSGIIIEDFEDRDKFFAKPVHVAHLYVECNVIRNGKELLSVPYRFHLEFSPEEFEDEKRPEFGCTLRVLRTKVYHLFRDSELYKELNGESELNITVSKNVKIYNTLSDVLPTSIDDIQLCFLKIQTGDHIKAEITWD